CCACTTCTTGAAAAGCGAGCTCCATTTGATTTTCAGGACGCCAAAGAAGGCTTCGTTGAAAATCTTGCCACTCATCTTGCTTTCACCGCGTTTGCGGTCCGTGAAAATGATCGGCACCTCCTTGATTTTGAAGCCGTATTTCCACGTGCGGAATTTCATTTCGATTTGAAAGGCATAGCCCACGAAGCGTGGCGGCTCTTGCAAAATCTTCTCCAATACGCGTTTACGGTAGCATTTGAATCCCGCAGTGGTGTCGTGCACGGGCATCCAAGTCACGATACGCACATACACGCTCGCATACTTGCTCATAAGTACGCGCCCGCGCGGCCAATTTTCGACGCCGCCGCCTTTGACATAGCGCGAACCGACCGACAGATCAAATCCATCCTTTTCACAAGCGGCCAAAAGGCGTGGCAAGTCATCCGGATTGTGGCTGAAGTCACAGTCCATCTCGAAAAGGAATTCGTAGCCACGCGCCATTCCCCAGCGGAAGCCATGCACGTAAGCCGTTCCAAGGCCTTGTTTTCCAGCGCGTTCCTCGATGAAAAGACGATCGGGATATTCCGTTTGAAGGCCCTTTACGATCGTCGCCGTCCCGTCTGGGGAGCCGTCATCGACAATGAGCAAGTGGAAAGGCTGCGGGAGCGAAAACACTTTTCGCACCATCAGCTCCACATTTTCCTTCTCATTGTAGGTCGGTATGATGACCAAGTACTGGGACATGCGCCAAATATAGGGCAAAAAACCTTGCTGCAAAATCCAATCAGCTACCAAGGTCCTTCTACATCAGGGCAAATTTTCATGGCCTGTTTCTTTGACGAAATCCACTGAATTCTTTCCCGATGCGACTAATTCGAATTTCGGAACAATTTTTTTTGAATTCCTGCCGTATACATTCCTGAACTACGCCCCCTGCTAAGGTTGGATGTTTTGAATGGATAGGCAATTTCTCGCGGAATATGCCTGAGAGAAAGGATGGACAATAAAATGAACAGGTATTTTGAAAGGATTCGCTTGTTTTTGATCGGTTTGGTGTTCCTTTTGGGAGCAGGAAGCATGCATGATGCCCAAGCAGCATCGTCACGGGACGTTTTTCACCGAACTTATTTTTGGCATTTTGACGGTGAGAGCTACGTTTTGGAATATGATTTCCCTTGGGAGACCTACCATTTTTACCAGGAAAAGCAGCGTGTGTTTCACAACTATGCCGTCTATTCCTACGAAAATCCCCATTATTCCTTGTTGCCTGACTTTGTTCGCAAGCTGCAGTGTTTGGCCGATGAATCCCTGATGGACCGGGAAACGACGCTGCGATTTGTCATCGCTTTCGTGCAACAACTTCAATATCAGCCTGAACGCGGTGAGTACCCCAAATTTCCGGTCGAAACGCTTGCCGAGCGGGGTGGAGATTGTGAGGACACGTCCATTTTGCTTGCAGCGATGCTCCGCGAATTGGGTTATTCGGCGATTCTGCTCAATCCTCCTGGTCATATGGCGGTTGCGGTGGCCTGTGACGACTGCAATGGCGCTGCACTTGATCAAAATGGCCTGAAATATTACTATGTCGAAACGACGGCAGCAGGCTACGCCATTGGCGAAGTTCCCGAGGATTATAAGTTCTCCAACGGAAAGGTGCATACCTTGGCGGTCACCCGCGACGACCTTTGGGTGCTCAACGCCTTCGTTCCCAAGCGTGCCTCCTCTGGTTTGGTCTATTTTGTGAGCGAAGACGCCGGTACCGCATTGGCTACGTCGCAGCGCGGAGAACCGGTAAAGGCCACGGCCACCCTCAAGACCGTTGACGTCGCTGGAAAAGTGAGCAAGTCCAGAAGTTATACTGTCGAGCAAAATTGGTAAAATGACCGCGTCGGGGGCGCTATGACCACGCGGTGTGTGCGCCCCTGACGCTGGTTCTGTCCTATGTTGTGTGGTAGCGTCGGGGGCGCTCACACCGCTTTTGGGTAGCGCCCCTTGGGTAGCGCCCCCGACGCGGAAGAAGAAGGTGTGGGTAGCGCCCCCGACGCGAAACTGAAACTGTATCTCAAACCGCAACGCTCGCGTCTGCAAATTGCAGGGTGTAGAGCCTGCGGTAGAGTCCGTCTTGCTCCAGGAGGCTTTGGTGGTTGCCGCGTTCGACGATTTGGCCCTTTTCCATGACGAGGATTTGGTCGGCTTTTTGGATGGTTGAGAGGCGGTGGGCAACGAGGATGGACGTGCGGCCCGCAAGGACCTTGTCAATCGCTGCTTGGATCATTTCCTCGGATTCCGTGTCAATGTTGGAGGTGGCTTCGTCCAAAATGAGGATGCTCGGGTCGAATGCGATCACCCTGGCAAATGCGATCAATTGCCGTTGCCCTGCGCTCAGGGTCGCGCCGCGCTCCTGCACGTTGTACATGTATCCGCCCGGGAGGTTTTCAATGAATTTGTCAGCTCCTA
The window above is part of the Bacteroidota bacterium genome. Proteins encoded here:
- a CDS encoding polyprenol monophosphomannose synthase, giving the protein MSQYLVIIPTYNEKENVELMVRKVFSLPQPFHLLIVDDGSPDGTATIVKGLQTEYPDRLFIEERAGKQGLGTAYVHGFRWGMARGYEFLFEMDCDFSHNPDDLPRLLAACEKDGFDLSVGSRYVKGGGVENWPRGRVLMSKYASVYVRIVTWMPVHDTTAGFKCYRKRVLEKILQEPPRFVGYAFQIEMKFRTWKYGFKIKEVPIIFTDRKRGESKMSGKIFNEAFFGVLKIKWSSLFKKWK